A portion of the Bactrocera neohumeralis isolate Rockhampton chromosome 2, APGP_CSIRO_Bneo_wtdbg2-racon-allhic-juicebox.fasta_v2, whole genome shotgun sequence genome contains these proteins:
- the LOC126751731 gene encoding glucose dehydrogenase [FAD, quinone]-like isoform X2, producing the protein MTTSCGMPHITWSCISLWLATLPLLMTAQPLVDLARNFETSLLNTRLPDTQTFEEAYDFIIIGAGSGGCVVANRLSEINNATVLLLEAGDQETFLSDVPLTAALTQMTRYNWGYKSDPTPNACQGLKGGVCNWPKGRGIGGTSLINFMLYTRGHRKDYDHWAALGNNGWSYKEVLPYFKKSENIGIEELRKSPYHGRNGPLDVSYTDFKSSILKAFLKSSREMGYEITDTNGEQLMGFARAQANLRNGRRCSTSKAFIRPIAARPNLHISMKSWVTRILVDPVSKVATGVEFVKQHQRYIVKARKEVILSAGTIASPQLLMLSGIGPREHLAELGIPVMRDLQVGYNLQDHVTLNGLVFTVNDTKTLNDRRLMNPTDILHYILEGRGPYTIPGGAEGFAFVRTPNSTVDKDYADMEIVLGAGSLSGDHMGSLRDLLGMPDEFYYKVYEGLHEKETFGLVPVLLRPSSRGRISLRSTNPFHWPRMEPNYMQDPDDIRAMLEGVQMIFQITQTKAMRRLGTTFNAKPFLGCEHLTFHSKAYWKCCLRRYGSSLQHQAGTCKMGPPSDAAAVVDPQLRVHGIKHLRVVDASIMPTIPAGHTNAIVIMIAEKAADMIKNSWRMRY; encoded by the exons ATGACAACGAGCTGCGGTATGCCACACATCACTTGGAGCTGCATCAGCCTCTGGCTTGCCACTTTGCCACTGCTAATGACTGCACAGCCACTCGTCGATTTGGCACGCAATTTCGAGACGTCACTACTCAATACGCGCCTACCCGATACTCAAACGTTCGAGGAGGCTTATGATTTCATAATTATCGGCGCTGGTTCGGGTGGCTGTGTTGTTGCCAATAGACTAAGTGAGATCAACAACGCGACGGTGCTGTTGCTGGAGGCGGGCGATCAGGAAACGTTCTTGAG TGACGTCCCCCTCACCGCCGCGCTAACCCAAATGACACGCTACAATTGGGGTTACAAGTCTGATCCAACACCGAATGCTTGCCAGGGTCTGAAAGGTGGTGTCTGCAATTGGCCGAAAGGACGTGGCATTGGCGGTACAAGTCTCATAAATTTCATGCTTTACACTCGTGGCCATCGCAAAGACTATGATCACTGGGCTGCGCTTGGCAATAACGGTTGGAGTTATAAGGAGGTGTTGCCATATTTCAAAAAGTCGGAAAATATTGGCATCGAAGAATTGCGCAAGTCGCCGTACCACGGACGCAACGGTCCACTCGATGTCAGCTACACCGACTTCAAGTCAAGCATACTAAAAGCCTTTCTGAAATCAAGTCGCGAAATGGGTTACGAAATCACGGATACAAATGGTGAGCAGTTGATGGGATTTGCGCGTGCACAGGCAAATCTACGCAATGGCCGACGTTGCAGCACGAGTAAAGCATTCATAAGACCCATTGCTGCGCGACCAAATTTACACATTTCAATGAAGTCTTGGGTAACGCGTATACTTGTGGATCCGGTGAGTAAGGTAGCCACTGGTGTGGAGTTTGTGAAGCAACATCAGCGTTATATAGTGAAGGCCCGAAAGGAGGTGATACTCTCAGCGGGCACCATCGCCTCGCCGCAGTTGCTGATGTTATCTGGTATAGGACCGCGTGAGCATTTGGCAGAGCTAGGCATTCCCGTAATGCGTGACTTGCAAGTGGGTTATAACCTACAAGATCACGTGACGCTGAATGGTCTGGTATTTACGGTGAATGACACGAAGACTTTAAATGATCGCCGTCTAATGAATCCTACTGACATACTACACTATATTTTGGAGGGTAGAGGACCTTATACAATACCCGGTGGTGCTGAAGGCTTCGCTTTCGTGCGTACGCCAAACTCGACAGTTG ATAAGGACTACGCCGATATGGAGATTGTTTTGGGCGCCGGCTCGCTGAGTGGTGATCATATGGGTTCCTTGCGTGACTTACTCGGGATGCCCGATGAATTTTACTATAAAGTGTATGAAGGTCTCCACGAAAAG GAAACCTTTGGTCTGGTGCCGGTTCTGCTGCGCCCCAGCAGTAGAGGTCGCATATCCTTGCGCAGTACAAATCCTTTTCATTGGCCACGCATGGAGCCAAACTATATGCAAGATCCCGATGATATACGTGCCATGTTGGAGGGTGTACAAATG ATTTTTCAAATCacacaaacaaaagctatgCGTCGCCTTGGTACCACATTCAATGCGAAACCGTTCCTGGGCTGTGAGCATCTGACCTTTCACAGTAAGGCTTATTGGAAATGCTGTCTGCGTCGTTATGGCTCCAGTCTGCAGCATCAAGCGGGCACTTGTAAAATGGGTCCTCCGTCAGATGCTGCTGCAGTAGTGGACCCACAGTTACGTGTGCACGGCATAAAACATCTGCGTGTGGTCGATGCTTCGATTATGCCCACCATACCGGCTGGACATACGAACGCTATTGTGATAATGATTGCAGAGAAGGCGGCCGATATGATAAAGAATTCTTGGCGTATGCGGTACTAA
- the LOC126751731 gene encoding glucose dehydrogenase [FAD, quinone]-like isoform X1 codes for MFAYTSYPPLLTAGTAAAAFPSISMTTSCGMPHITWSCISLWLATLPLLMTAQPLVDLARNFETSLLNTRLPDTQTFEEAYDFIIIGAGSGGCVVANRLSEINNATVLLLEAGDQETFLSDVPLTAALTQMTRYNWGYKSDPTPNACQGLKGGVCNWPKGRGIGGTSLINFMLYTRGHRKDYDHWAALGNNGWSYKEVLPYFKKSENIGIEELRKSPYHGRNGPLDVSYTDFKSSILKAFLKSSREMGYEITDTNGEQLMGFARAQANLRNGRRCSTSKAFIRPIAARPNLHISMKSWVTRILVDPVSKVATGVEFVKQHQRYIVKARKEVILSAGTIASPQLLMLSGIGPREHLAELGIPVMRDLQVGYNLQDHVTLNGLVFTVNDTKTLNDRRLMNPTDILHYILEGRGPYTIPGGAEGFAFVRTPNSTVDKDYADMEIVLGAGSLSGDHMGSLRDLLGMPDEFYYKVYEGLHEKETFGLVPVLLRPSSRGRISLRSTNPFHWPRMEPNYMQDPDDIRAMLEGVQMIFQITQTKAMRRLGTTFNAKPFLGCEHLTFHSKAYWKCCLRRYGSSLQHQAGTCKMGPPSDAAAVVDPQLRVHGIKHLRVVDASIMPTIPAGHTNAIVIMIAEKAADMIKNSWRMRY; via the exons ATGTTTGCTTATACCTCTTACCCTCCTCTTCTAACCGCAGGCACAGCTGCTGCCGCTTTTCCATCGATTAGTATGACAACGAGCTGCGGTATGCCACACATCACTTGGAGCTGCATCAGCCTCTGGCTTGCCACTTTGCCACTGCTAATGACTGCACAGCCACTCGTCGATTTGGCACGCAATTTCGAGACGTCACTACTCAATACGCGCCTACCCGATACTCAAACGTTCGAGGAGGCTTATGATTTCATAATTATCGGCGCTGGTTCGGGTGGCTGTGTTGTTGCCAATAGACTAAGTGAGATCAACAACGCGACGGTGCTGTTGCTGGAGGCGGGCGATCAGGAAACGTTCTTGAG TGACGTCCCCCTCACCGCCGCGCTAACCCAAATGACACGCTACAATTGGGGTTACAAGTCTGATCCAACACCGAATGCTTGCCAGGGTCTGAAAGGTGGTGTCTGCAATTGGCCGAAAGGACGTGGCATTGGCGGTACAAGTCTCATAAATTTCATGCTTTACACTCGTGGCCATCGCAAAGACTATGATCACTGGGCTGCGCTTGGCAATAACGGTTGGAGTTATAAGGAGGTGTTGCCATATTTCAAAAAGTCGGAAAATATTGGCATCGAAGAATTGCGCAAGTCGCCGTACCACGGACGCAACGGTCCACTCGATGTCAGCTACACCGACTTCAAGTCAAGCATACTAAAAGCCTTTCTGAAATCAAGTCGCGAAATGGGTTACGAAATCACGGATACAAATGGTGAGCAGTTGATGGGATTTGCGCGTGCACAGGCAAATCTACGCAATGGCCGACGTTGCAGCACGAGTAAAGCATTCATAAGACCCATTGCTGCGCGACCAAATTTACACATTTCAATGAAGTCTTGGGTAACGCGTATACTTGTGGATCCGGTGAGTAAGGTAGCCACTGGTGTGGAGTTTGTGAAGCAACATCAGCGTTATATAGTGAAGGCCCGAAAGGAGGTGATACTCTCAGCGGGCACCATCGCCTCGCCGCAGTTGCTGATGTTATCTGGTATAGGACCGCGTGAGCATTTGGCAGAGCTAGGCATTCCCGTAATGCGTGACTTGCAAGTGGGTTATAACCTACAAGATCACGTGACGCTGAATGGTCTGGTATTTACGGTGAATGACACGAAGACTTTAAATGATCGCCGTCTAATGAATCCTACTGACATACTACACTATATTTTGGAGGGTAGAGGACCTTATACAATACCCGGTGGTGCTGAAGGCTTCGCTTTCGTGCGTACGCCAAACTCGACAGTTG ATAAGGACTACGCCGATATGGAGATTGTTTTGGGCGCCGGCTCGCTGAGTGGTGATCATATGGGTTCCTTGCGTGACTTACTCGGGATGCCCGATGAATTTTACTATAAAGTGTATGAAGGTCTCCACGAAAAG GAAACCTTTGGTCTGGTGCCGGTTCTGCTGCGCCCCAGCAGTAGAGGTCGCATATCCTTGCGCAGTACAAATCCTTTTCATTGGCCACGCATGGAGCCAAACTATATGCAAGATCCCGATGATATACGTGCCATGTTGGAGGGTGTACAAATG ATTTTTCAAATCacacaaacaaaagctatgCGTCGCCTTGGTACCACATTCAATGCGAAACCGTTCCTGGGCTGTGAGCATCTGACCTTTCACAGTAAGGCTTATTGGAAATGCTGTCTGCGTCGTTATGGCTCCAGTCTGCAGCATCAAGCGGGCACTTGTAAAATGGGTCCTCCGTCAGATGCTGCTGCAGTAGTGGACCCACAGTTACGTGTGCACGGCATAAAACATCTGCGTGTGGTCGATGCTTCGATTATGCCCACCATACCGGCTGGACATACGAACGCTATTGTGATAATGATTGCAGAGAAGGCGGCCGATATGATAAAGAATTCTTGGCGTATGCGGTACTAA